A single genomic interval of Flavobacteriales bacterium harbors:
- a CDS encoding T9SS type A sorting domain-containing protein, translating to MRAVAARYAEALTFIQEGNTNAAQAAVAELTDGHMLHEAALAERQRMLDLISFCAGVFGDDRSMAQLTTTEQDQLEALIDGAYDRPATWAQNLLCFAYDRCRTPLTGGDSDRRPSIPYQAAQTEGAYPVLTVMPNPATTWLTMNIRLTSDPDQTFVAIRDVMGRVVWQAALGTQEQQVVWDCRGVEPGPYSVEVISGGASVAAAKLIVQR from the coding sequence GTGCGGGCCGTGGCAGCGCGCTATGCCGAGGCCTTGACCTTCATCCAAGAGGGGAACACCAACGCCGCCCAGGCTGCGGTAGCCGAATTGACCGATGGGCACATGCTGCACGAGGCGGCCCTGGCGGAGCGCCAGCGCATGCTGGACCTCATCAGCTTCTGCGCCGGGGTCTTCGGTGATGACCGCAGCATGGCCCAGCTGACCACCACCGAACAGGACCAGCTGGAGGCCCTCATCGACGGGGCGTATGACCGCCCGGCCACCTGGGCGCAGAACCTCTTGTGCTTCGCCTACGACCGATGCCGCACGCCATTGACAGGTGGGGACAGTGACCGGAGGCCGAGCATCCCGTACCAAGCGGCGCAGACTGAAGGTGCCTACCCGGTGCTGACCGTGATGCCCAACCCCGCGACCACCTGGTTGACGATGAACATCCGGCTGACAAGCGACCCGGACCAAACATTTGTGGCGATCCGTGATGTGATGGGTCGGGTAGTGTGGCAGGCCGCACTAGGCACCCAGGAGCAACAAGTGGTATGGGATTGCCGCGGAGTTGAGCCGGGCCCCTACTCCGTGGAGGTGATCAGCGGCGGTGCCTCTGTGGCCGCTGCCAAACTCATCGTACAGCGATGA